Part of the Bacillus cabrialesii genome is shown below.
CCATTGCGGCCGGAAACACGGTCGTTCTCAAACCGTCAGAATATACGCCGGCTGTATCCGCTGTTCTTTCCAAACTCATCAGCAGCGTTTTTCCAAGTGGTTATGTCGCTATGGCGGAGGGCGGGCCCGACGTCAGCACAGCGTTATTACAGCAGCCCTTTGACTATATTTTCTTCACCGGCAGCGTTGCCGTGGGAAAAATCGTCATGGAGGCCGCCGCCAAACAATTAATTCCCGTTACCTTGGAGCTCGGCGGCAAAAGCCCCTGCATTGTCCATAAGGATGCTGATATACAGCTTGCCGCCAAACGCATCGTCTTCGGGAAATTTACAAATGCGGGACAAACATGCATCGCACCGGATTATTTATTTGTCCATGAAGACATCAAAACGAAGCTTACAGAAGAAATGAAGCGTGCGATCAGTGAATTTTACGGCCCTCAGCCTGAACAAAATCCGCAGTACGGCAAAATTGTCAGTGAACGCCACTATCAGCGGCTGATCAGCTTTCTGAATGATGGCGTCCCGCTTGCAGGCGGACAATCTGATCCTGTTCACCACAAAATAGCGCCCACGATTCTAGAGCAAGTGAAGGATGACTCTCCAGTGATGCGGGAGGAGATTTTCGGGCCGATTCTTCCGCTGTTTACGTACGGCGATATCGATGAAGTCATCGAGAAAGTCCAATCACGCCCAAAGCCGCTCGCTCTGTATGTCTTCACAACAAACAAAGAAATCGAGCGGACTGTTTTAGAGAATCTGTCGTTTGGCGGCGGCTGTGTCAACGATACGTTAATGCACGTCGCGACACCGTATTTGCCATTCGGCGGCGTTGGAGAAAGCGGCATCGGCAGTTATCATGGATTTGACAGCTTTCACACATTTACACACAAAAAAAGCGTCGTCAAACAAACGAACCGCTTCGACTTCGCATTTCGTTATCCTTCTTCCAAAAACGGGCTGCGAATGATTCGGAAAATACTTAAATAAAAAAGCGCAGATGATCTGCGCTTTCAAATTGTTGACAAAATGCTAAAACGGGTTGTAGTTTTAGCATTTTGTCATCTTTTCAGCGTGATTGAAAACCCTTGAACTCTAGGAAAGGCGAGCACCGAAGCGCAGCCTTGACAACGAATGCGAGGGTTTGTCGACACGCTGAAAGCGCAGAGTATCTGCGCTTTTTACAAATCCTTTATACACCAATCAATCGGCGCCTCTCCCATTTTCTCCAGGCACGCATTCGCCCGGGAAAACGGTCTGCTTCCGAAAAATCCGTTTCTCGCCGAAAACGGGCTGGGATGCGTGGATTCAATGATAAAATGCTTGGACGTGTCGATCCGTTCTTTTTTCATTTGGGCATGCCGGCCCCACAAAATAAAGACCACCGGCCGCTCCCTTTCATTCAGCACGTCAATCACCCGGTCCGTCAGACGCTCCCAGCCTTTTCCCTTATGGGAATTCGCCTGTCCGCGCCTTACTGTCAGCACAGTATTCAGCAACAGAACCCCTTGCTTGGCCCAGCTGACAAGCGACCCGTGATTCGGGATGCTGCACCCGATATCCTGCTGCAGCTCAAGAAAGATATTCCTTAATGAAGGCGGCTGCTTCACACCCGGCTTTACGGAGAAGCTTAAGCCTTGAGCCTGTCCCGGCCCGTGATACGGGTCTTGGCCAAGGATGACGACCTTGACATCATCGTATAAGGTATAATGCAGCGCATTAAAAATATCCCGGCTGTCCGGATAAATCGTTTGCTCCGCGTATTCCCGCTTCAGCATTTCTCTGAGCTCTTGATAATACGGTTTCTCAAACTCTTCCTTCAGCTGATTCCACCAGCTGTCCTGTAATAGCTGTTTCAAGATTCAGGCCTCCCTTACGAACGATGAAGTCTGGAATAGACAGGTTTGCCATCCCAAACGATTTCACTTTGTGCTTCCCGTCTTTTCATCTCAGGCTCTTCAAGCAGGACGGCAAAGTTTTTCGTCGGCAGTTCCCCGAGTCCGTGCTTTTCACTTAAACGATCTAAATACTGTTTCCGCTTGGCGCCAAGGTCCGCAGACTGATTGTCTCCCGCGTCACTGAAGGCATAAATCACACTGGCGCAAGGAACACGCTTCACCCGGTAATCTTTCGCCGCGCGCAAATAAAAATCCCAGTCCCAATAATTGTGCACATCAGCATCGAAATACCCGATTTCATCATGCAGAAAACGTCTGTACATGCTGCCAGACGGCACATATGTAGAGAACACTCTCATATCCTCATAGTCAGCGGTATAAGCAAACAGCTTCCGTGAAACAGGATATCTTGTTCCGTTGTTCTCTTCAAACGAGACAATTTCCGCATCAGAATGAACGAAATCTGCCGTTTCTATTTCCTTCGCCATTCTCTCCACATGCCCCAGCGTAAAGAAATCATCGTCATCACAAAGCATAATGCAATCGCCAGACGCCTCTTTCACACCCGCATTTCTCGCAGCCACATGCCCCGAGTTCTTTTCTAAATTGATGACAGCAATCGGCAGCTCCGGATACAGTGCTTTGACCGGCACAACCGATTCCCCGGCATCATTCACAATAATGATTTCATACGGCTTCAAGGTCTGCTCAGAAATCGACTCCAGAAGCTCACACAAAGCCGGAATCCGATTATAGGTCACAATTACGATAGAAATCTTCATGATGCACTCCTTCTCATTTTCATAGTCATGTACTATTAAAACATATATTGGACGGGAGATCAGTGGGAAGATCCTACCGAAACGGATACTAGAATGATAGAAACAGCAAAGTGGCTCCGACCAGAAGCACCATGATCAGTATCAGATCTCCACAGACATGAAGAAGATCTTTCAAGCGGACGCCATTCGGAAGGATGAGACGCCACAGCTTAGATTGATAGACCGGAAGCAGCACCAGCGCATAAGAAAGACACAAAAACGTAAAAGCCGGCGGAACAAAAGCACAGCCTGTATCGTCCCAATTCCTCAAGATGTCTTTCATACTGGATCCATCTAATAAAAACAAAGATATCATGATGGCCAGCAATACAAAGGACCCCAATTGAACCTGGAACAGACGCATTTTCTGGTTATATGCAAACCGGACCGCCAAAAACCAGACGTAAGCATATGAACAAAACAGCATAATAATGGCACCGGCTGTATATACGACATCAGGCATCCGATCAAGTAGAAAAGCAAAAGGCAAGCTGGCTAACATAGCCAAGAGCATGCAGCCGCCCGTAAACAAAAATACTGCTCCATGAGCTAAAAAACCATATAAACAAGAACTAATCTTCACCACATACACCTTCCTTACATAGAAATTCTATGTATATACAGAAAAAATCAGGCAAGCTAACGCCTGCCTATATAACAGCCCATTCGGCCGAATAATGGAAATAACAGTGTTGCACAAGCGCAGGTTCCAACAAACCAAGGTGTCAGCAAGGATTGAAACAGCACAACAGGAATCAAATGAAATAGAAAAACAAGCATAAAAATGATGTTTGGCACCATGCAAATCAGAATCGTATGTAGAACAAGCTGTTCTCCGCGTTTTCCAAACTCCCTCATCCCTTGATACCCAATCAGCACCCAGTAGATCACATATGCAGCTAAGATTAGCCACACAGAAACAGAAATGCCTTTCCATACGGCATGAACAATGGGCGATTCAAGCCAGACATGCATCATCGTAATGACGATACCGACAGCGAATAGTGTGCTGTTAAAGGAAAGATGGAACATTAAAAACGCTCGGAACGATACAGGCTGTTCTTTCTTAAACGAAGAAACGATCTCAGCTGGTGTTCCAAACGCCTGCATTAAAGTCTCCATAGCTTCCTCTTCACTTTTCCCTTCCTGAAAAGAGTGGAACAAATGATGTTCAATATGGCTCTCAATCTCATCTACCACTGCCTCAACTTCAGGAAGCCCTTTAAGCCCGTTGTTGATTTCGGATAAATACGTTTTTTTATCCATTCTGCCCGCCCCGCTTCAACATTCGGTCCATCATAGCGGAAAATACGTTCCATTCCTTCGTGCGTTCCGCCAGCACCTCTTGTCCTTCATCTGTAATCCGGTAATATTTGCGGTCCGGCCCTTTCTCCTGCTTCTCCCAATATGATGAAATAAACCCTTGTCGTTCAAGCTTATGAAGAGAAGGATACAAGGTTCCCTCTTTCATCTGCAGTTCATTACCGCTGCGTGTTCCCATTTCTTTGACAAGCTCATAGCCGTACATCGGCCGCTCGTTCAGAAGGGTCAATACCAATATAACAGTACTGCCCTTCACCAGCTCACGATCTAACATTACAAAACCCCTACCTAGTATTCTTATGTAGCATTTTACGAAAGCCTCTGTGTATTGTCAAATGATTCCTATAGATCTTCTATATTGTGATACAGAGAAAATCTAACTATAATGAAAGATAAAACATGATGGAGGTTCAAGACATGTCTATGCATAAAGCACTCACCATTGCAGGCTCAGATTCCAGCGGCGGTGCTGGGATTCAAGCTGATTTAAAAACATTTCAAGAAAAAAACGTATACGGGATGACCGCCTTAACGGTGATCGTTGCGATGGACCCGAACAACAGCTGGGACCATCAAGTCTTCCCGATCGATACTGATACAATCCGCGCCCAGCTTGCAACGATTATGGACGGCATCGGTGTGGACGCCTTGAAAACAGGTATGCTGCCAACCGTTGAGATTATCGAGCTTGCGGCAAAAACGATCAAAGAAAAACAATTAAAAAATGTGGTGATTGACCCGGTCATGGTTTGCAAAGGAGCAAATGAAGTCCTTTATCCGGAGCACGCCCAAGCCCTGCGCGAGCAATTAGCGCCGCTAGCCACTGTCATTACGCCGAATCTGTTTGAAGCCAGCCAGCTCAGCGGCATGGATGAATTAAAAACAGTTGACGATATGATCGAAGCTGCGAAAAAAATTCACGCACT
Proteins encoded:
- a CDS encoding aldehyde dehydrogenase, which gives rise to MNSIPSIISKHKAYFAAGHTRSLESRLNMLQKLKHAIKTHEADITAALYQDLHKSEQESYTTEIGVVLEEISFVMKRLGKWIKPKRVKTPLTHLGSKSMIIPESYGTVLVIAPWNYPLQLALSPLIGAIAAGNTVVLKPSEYTPAVSAVLSKLISSVFPSGYVAMAEGGPDVSTALLQQPFDYIFFTGSVAVGKIVMEAAAKQLIPVTLELGGKSPCIVHKDADIQLAAKRIVFGKFTNAGQTCIAPDYLFVHEDIKTKLTEEMKRAISEFYGPQPEQNPQYGKIVSERHYQRLISFLNDGVPLAGGQSDPVHHKIAPTILEQVKDDSPVMREEIFGPILPLFTYGDIDEVIEKVQSRPKPLALYVFTTNKEIERTVLENLSFGGGCVNDTLMHVATPYLPFGGVGESGIGSYHGFDSFHTFTHKKSVVKQTNRFDFAFRYPSSKNGLRMIRKILK
- a CDS encoding uracil-DNA glycosylase, whose product is MKQLLQDSWWNQLKEEFEKPYYQELREMLKREYAEQTIYPDSRDIFNALHYTLYDDVKVVILGQDPYHGPGQAQGLSFSVKPGVKQPPSLRNIFLELQQDIGCSIPNHGSLVSWAKQGVLLLNTVLTVRRGQANSHKGKGWERLTDRVIDVLNERERPVVFILWGRHAQMKKERIDTSKHFIIESTHPSPFSARNGFFGSRPFSRANACLEKMGEAPIDWCIKDL
- a CDS encoding glycosyltransferase family 2 protein; amino-acid sequence: MKISIVIVTYNRIPALCELLESISEQTLKPYEIIIVNDAGESVVPVKALYPELPIAVINLEKNSGHVAARNAGVKEASGDCIMLCDDDDFFTLGHVERMAKEIETADFVHSDAEIVSFEENNGTRYPVSRKLFAYTADYEDMRVFSTYVPSGSMYRRFLHDEIGYFDADVHNYWDWDFYLRAAKDYRVKRVPCASVIYAFSDAGDNQSADLGAKRKQYLDRLSEKHGLGELPTKNFAVLLEEPEMKRREAQSEIVWDGKPVYSRLHRS
- a CDS encoding permease prefix domain 1-containing protein encodes the protein MDKKTYLSEINNGLKGLPEVEAVVDEIESHIEHHLFHSFQEGKSEEEAMETLMQAFGTPAEIVSSFKKEQPVSFRAFLMFHLSFNSTLFAVGIVITMMHVWLESPIVHAVWKGISVSVWLILAAYVIYWVLIGYQGMREFGKRGEQLVLHTILICMVPNIIFMLVFLFHLIPVVLFQSLLTPWFVGTCACATLLFPLFGRMGCYIGRR
- a CDS encoding PadR family transcriptional regulator encodes the protein MLDRELVKGSTVILVLTLLNERPMYGYELVKEMGTRSGNELQMKEGTLYPSLHKLERQGFISSYWEKQEKGPDRKYYRITDEGQEVLAERTKEWNVFSAMMDRMLKRGGQNG
- a CDS encoding bifunctional hydroxymethylpyrimidine kinase/phosphomethylpyrimidine kinase; this translates as MSMHKALTIAGSDSSGGAGIQADLKTFQEKNVYGMTALTVIVAMDPNNSWDHQVFPIDTDTIRAQLATIMDGIGVDALKTGMLPTVEIIELAAKTIKEKQLKNVVIDPVMVCKGANEVLYPEHAQALREQLAPLATVITPNLFEASQLSGMDELKTVDDMIEAAKKIHALGAQYVVITGGGKLKHEKAVDVLYDGETAEVLESEMIDTPYTHGAGCTFSAAVTAELAKGADVKEAIYAAKEFITAAIKESFPLNQYVGPTKHSALRLNKQS